In Leptolyngbya sp. 'hensonii', the following are encoded in one genomic region:
- the cobN gene encoding cobaltochelatase subunit CobN: MHRLAAAPGGWDSQAEGVIFVEQTPADLVILTAADTDIQTLAGAVPRLPAGFPSIRVVNLLQLQQQLTIDTYAETVLQQAKVIVVRLLGGRAYWSYGLEVVRELVQQTGGALLVLPGDDRPDPDLLSHSTVPLAVVNRLWQYFTEGGVENLVNALKFMADNCLGTSFQPQPPQVIPYVGQYEFVTLTPISEKFGSSQQTGLQSSLGRGLGIHDSLKRRGKNHRVGILFYRALVLSGNTGVIDALCQALVERHLEPVPLYVFSPRDPDAQQEMLKFFRSPAGQSIDLLLNATSFSVARLDQETPDLDLWQQLQVPVLQVIFSSGSREQWQSRFQGLSPRDMAINVALPEVDGRIISRAVSFKAVQSRCDALETDVVVYEPEPDRIQFVADLAAHWIRLRQTPVPERRIALILANYPTRDGRLANGVGLDTPASCIEILKALQQAGYWVENIPTSGDDLVQQLTAGVTNDPEGRDLRPVHQSLPLTDYRRYFTSLPAEVQAGITDRWSSFPTSDLPIYGLQFGHIFVGIQPARGYDLDPALNYHAPDLEPPHTYLAFYAWVRQQFQAQAIVHVGKHGNLEWLPGKSAALGPTCYPEVVLGPMPHLYPFIVNDPGEGAQAKRRTQAVILDHLTPPMTRAELYGPLERLEVLIDEYYEAQNLNPSRLPTIAEKITTLVIKENLHQDLNIEPVVDAAFLTRTDAYLCELKEAQIRDGLHIFGCCPRGRQLRDLTVAIARQPGGGRLGLTRALARDLGLDFDPLSPSEEGISGLRDGIDRLEEQAADLVDQLIREPGADLVTPCPGAATLRELEWVRDRLLPALFQTRSELTHLLQGLDGGYVPSGPSGAPTRGRPEVLPTGRNFYTVDIRAVPTESAWDTGRKAAEILVERYTQEHGEYPRTLGLSIWGTATMRTGGDDLAEALALLGVRPVWDGPSRRVVDFEILPLSALGRPRVDVTLRVSGFFRDAFPNLIDLFDQAIAAVAALEEPADQNPLAAQVRQEAESWEAAGLTLEQAAQQAHYRIFGSRPGAYGAGLQGLIESQNWTDDADLARAYINWSSYAYSRRAEGQAAPAAFEQRLRQMQVVLHNQDNREHDLLDSDDYYQFQGGLAAAVRMVAGREAQTYFGDNALPESPKVRLLREEIARVYRSRVINPKWIAGVMRHGYKGAAEMAATVDFLFAYDATARCVADYMYQDVAEAYLLQAEVQTFIQQSNPWALRDMAERLLEANQRGLWQGAESKLLDELRSIVHRAEADIEQRSHHP, encoded by the coding sequence ATGCATCGCTTAGCGGCTGCTCCAGGGGGATGGGATTCCCAGGCTGAGGGCGTTATTTTTGTCGAGCAGACTCCTGCAGACCTCGTCATCCTCACAGCAGCCGATACGGACATCCAGACTCTGGCTGGAGCAGTCCCTCGTCTGCCCGCCGGATTTCCATCGATCCGAGTCGTCAATCTGTTGCAACTTCAGCAGCAACTCACGATCGATACCTATGCTGAAACCGTGCTGCAACAGGCCAAAGTGATTGTGGTGCGCCTGTTGGGGGGACGAGCCTACTGGTCCTATGGTCTGGAGGTGGTGCGGGAACTGGTGCAGCAGACTGGAGGGGCACTGCTGGTCTTACCGGGAGACGATCGTCCTGATCCAGACCTGCTCAGTCATTCCACCGTTCCCCTGGCCGTCGTCAACCGGCTCTGGCAATATTTCACGGAAGGGGGCGTTGAGAATCTGGTCAACGCCCTGAAATTTATGGCGGATAATTGCCTGGGGACTTCTTTCCAGCCCCAACCACCCCAGGTGATTCCCTATGTGGGGCAATATGAGTTTGTGACCCTCACACCGATCTCTGAAAAGTTTGGCTCAAGTCAGCAGACTGGCTTGCAATCCTCTCTGGGGAGGGGATTAGGTATACACGATAGCCTCAAGCGAAGAGGCAAGAACCACAGAGTCGGGATTCTATTCTACCGAGCGTTGGTTCTGTCCGGAAATACCGGGGTGATCGATGCCCTGTGTCAGGCCTTGGTGGAGCGGCATCTGGAGCCAGTGCCCCTATACGTGTTTTCACCCCGCGACCCCGATGCCCAGCAGGAGATGCTCAAATTCTTTCGATCGCCTGCAGGTCAATCCATTGACCTGCTCCTGAATGCCACCAGCTTTTCGGTGGCCCGGTTAGATCAGGAAACCCCCGATCTGGATCTGTGGCAGCAACTGCAGGTGCCCGTGCTTCAGGTAATTTTCAGCAGTGGCAGTCGAGAGCAATGGCAGAGCCGCTTTCAGGGACTGTCTCCCCGAGATATGGCGATCAACGTGGCCCTGCCAGAAGTGGATGGGCGCATCATCAGTCGGGCAGTGTCCTTTAAGGCGGTGCAAAGCCGTTGCGATGCCCTGGAGACAGATGTGGTGGTGTATGAACCAGAGCCCGATCGAATCCAGTTCGTTGCCGATCTGGCAGCCCACTGGATTCGGTTGCGCCAGACTCCGGTGCCGGAGCGCCGCATTGCCCTGATTCTGGCCAACTATCCCACTCGCGATGGCCGATTGGCGAATGGGGTGGGGCTGGATACCCCAGCCAGTTGTATTGAGATTCTGAAAGCGTTGCAGCAAGCAGGCTACTGGGTGGAGAATATTCCAACCAGTGGGGATGACTTGGTCCAGCAGTTAACCGCTGGAGTCACCAATGACCCTGAAGGTCGAGATCTGCGTCCGGTGCACCAGAGCCTGCCTCTGACGGACTATCGCCGCTACTTTACCAGCCTCCCGGCTGAAGTCCAGGCAGGCATCACCGATCGCTGGAGCAGTTTTCCGACCTCCGATCTCCCCATTTATGGTCTGCAATTCGGCCATATTTTTGTTGGTATCCAACCGGCCCGGGGCTATGACCTGGACCCGGCTCTGAACTACCATGCCCCCGATCTGGAACCGCCCCACACTTACCTGGCATTTTATGCCTGGGTGCGGCAGCAGTTTCAGGCCCAGGCGATCGTGCATGTGGGCAAGCATGGCAACCTGGAATGGCTACCGGGCAAGAGTGCGGCATTGGGACCCACCTGCTACCCGGAGGTGGTTCTGGGGCCGATGCCCCATCTCTATCCCTTTATCGTTAATGACCCCGGTGAAGGGGCTCAGGCCAAGCGTCGCACCCAGGCTGTGATTCTGGATCATCTCACCCCACCCATGACCCGGGCCGAACTCTATGGCCCCCTGGAACGGTTGGAGGTGTTGATCGATGAATATTACGAAGCCCAGAATCTGAATCCCTCGCGACTGCCGACGATCGCTGAAAAGATTACGACCCTGGTGATCAAAGAGAATTTACACCAAGACTTGAATATCGAACCTGTGGTCGATGCTGCCTTCTTAACTCGCACCGATGCCTACCTGTGCGAGTTGAAGGAAGCTCAGATCCGAGACGGATTACATATTTTTGGCTGCTGTCCCAGGGGACGACAACTGCGGGATCTGACCGTGGCGATCGCTCGCCAGCCGGGAGGGGGCCGTCTGGGCCTCACCCGTGCCCTGGCCAGGGATCTGGGCCTGGACTTTGACCCCCTTTCCCCCTCTGAGGAGGGAATCTCCGGGCTGCGGGACGGCATCGATCGCCTGGAGGAGCAGGCAGCGGATCTAGTGGATCAACTGATCCGGGAGCCAGGAGCGGATTTGGTGACCCCATGCCCTGGTGCGGCCACCTTACGGGAGTTGGAGTGGGTGCGCGATCGGCTCCTACCGGCTCTCTTCCAGACCCGATCGGAACTCACCCATCTGCTGCAGGGTCTGGATGGCGGGTATGTTCCCAGCGGTCCCTCTGGGGCTCCGACTAGAGGCCGCCCGGAGGTGCTGCCCACGGGACGCAATTTCTATACGGTGGACATCCGAGCGGTGCCGACGGAGAGTGCCTGGGATACGGGGCGCAAAGCAGCAGAAATTCTGGTGGAGCGCTATACCCAGGAGCATGGGGAATATCCCCGCACCCTGGGCCTGTCCATCTGGGGGACAGCGACCATGCGAACCGGTGGTGATGACCTGGCAGAGGCTTTGGCCCTGCTGGGGGTGCGCCCGGTGTGGGATGGTCCTTCCCGACGAGTGGTGGACTTTGAGATTCTGCCCTTGAGCGCTCTCGGTCGTCCCCGGGTGGATGTGACCCTGCGGGTTTCAGGCTTTTTCCGGGATGCCTTCCCGAACTTGATTGACCTGTTTGACCAGGCGATCGCCGCTGTGGCAGCGCTGGAGGAACCCGCTGACCAGAATCCCCTGGCGGCCCAAGTGCGGCAGGAAGCTGAATCCTGGGAGGCTGCGGGACTGACCCTAGAACAGGCTGCCCAGCAGGCCCATTACCGCATCTTTGGCTCACGCCCAGGGGCTTACGGAGCTGGGTTGCAGGGCTTGATTGAATCCCAGAACTGGACAGATGACGCTGACCTGGCTCGCGCCTACATTAACTGGAGCAGCTATGCTTATAGCCGTCGGGCGGAGGGGCAGGCGGCCCCGGCGGCCTTTGAGCAACGGTTACGCCAGATGCAGGTGGTGCTGCATAACCAGGACAACCGGGAGCATGACCTGCTGGACTCCGATGATTATTACCAGTTCCAGGGGGGCTTAGCTGCAGCCGTACGGATGGTGGCTGGGCGAGAGGCCCAGACTTACTTTGGGGATAATGCCTTGCCCGAATCTCCCAAGGTTCGCCTGCTACGGGAGGAAATCGCTAGAGTGTACCGCTCCCGAGTGATTAACCCCAAATGGATTGCGGGGGTGATGCGCCACGGCTACAAAGGGGCGGCGGAAATGGCAGCGACGGTGGATTTCCTATTTGCCTACGATGCTACAGCCCGGTGCGTGGCGGATTACATGTATCAGGATGTGGCTGAGGCCTACCTGCTCCAGGCCGAGGTCCAAACCTTTATCCAACAGAGTAACCCCTGGGCCTTGCGGGACATGGCCGAACGATTGCTGGAGGCTAACCAGCGGGGCCTGTGGCAGGGTGCGGAGTCTAAACTCCTGGATGAGTTACGATCGATCGTCCATCGAGCTGAAGCAGATATTGAACAACGATCGCATCACCCTTGA
- a CDS encoding pentapeptide repeat-containing protein — MMETEQYLALLEKGAHAWNHWRDLNPEVDPDLARTSLNGTNLSATNLAGMGFVRANLIMANLRKADCRRANFAGANLRGADLSSADLRGASLKWANLARTNLQRANLSGANLTGADLSRADLSGADLSGAIVTDVKFTGAIMPDGLPFGIREAEPEIVLEEKTAPEENLPTPARPPNPQRVRRRLPARPRLSELAPPSEDMAAIAHKNGNYPR; from the coding sequence ATGATGGAGACAGAACAGTATCTGGCGTTGCTGGAAAAAGGGGCGCATGCCTGGAATCATTGGCGAGATCTGAATCCGGAGGTTGATCCCGATCTCGCTCGTACCTCTTTGAATGGCACCAACCTGAGTGCCACAAATTTGGCTGGCATGGGGTTTGTCCGGGCCAATCTGATCATGGCGAATCTGCGGAAGGCCGATTGTCGCCGCGCCAACTTCGCAGGGGCCAATCTCAGAGGGGCTGATCTGAGCAGTGCTGATCTGCGAGGAGCCAGCTTGAAATGGGCCAATCTAGCACGGACAAATCTGCAACGGGCCAATCTGAGCGGGGCCAATCTAACTGGCGCGGACCTGAGTAGGGCCGACCTGAGTGGGGCCGACCTGAGTGGGGCGATCGTCACCGATGTGAAATTCACGGGGGCGATTATGCCCGATGGTCTGCCCTTTGGCATCAGGGAGGCGGAACCTGAGATCGTCCTGGAAGAGAAGACTGCTCCAGAGGAAAACCTGCCAACGCCAGCCCGGCCCCCAAACCCGCAACGGGTGCGAAGGCGGCTCCCGGCAAGACCACGTTTAAGCGAGCTGGCACCGCCATCGGAAGACATGGCAGCGATCGCCCACAAAAACGGCAATTATCCAAGATAA
- a CDS encoding efflux RND transporter permease subunit — MILSISDFFIRRPVLATVCSIIITLLGIAAIPLLPVAQFPDITPPQVTVTANYVGANAEVVESTVTNILERELNGVEGVKYISSTSANDGTSSINLTFELERNKDIAAVDVQNRVATVLSRLPGPVTQTGVRVEKENSGFLLAIGIYSDTGPDGKPLYDDIYLSNYTDLYIADAVKRIKGVGNVIIFGERKYAMRLWLDPTRLASRGLSPQDVVSALQDQNLQVGAGQVGQQPAPPDQQYQMTISAKGRLKTEAEFGDIVIPSAQNGTLVYLRDIGRVELGAENYGSILRFGRRDDKTGEMVISQGIGMGVSQLPGSNALDVADAVLAEMTRLAESFPPGLHYQDAFNTTAFIKAGVEEVVKTLFETVGLVILVIFLFLQNWRSTLIPSIAIPVSLIGTFMFVELLGFSINTLTLFGISLATGLVVDDAIIVVEDITRRIQDQGLSPFEAARQSMDALFSAVIATSLVLIAVFVPVAFFPGTTGQLYKQFALTIAFSITISTFNAITLTPTLAALLLRRGQTPNNWFFNGINRWIGWTRGGYERNLNRTVRWKWGVLALFTGGLVLTSWFYGFVPKAFIPEEDQGYFITIVQGPEGVSLNYTTDVLKKAEAIIQEEPEVKNIFAVGGFSFSGNTPNNGIIFTTLKPWDERKGSKSTAQAIIGTPFPPPGSGLFPKLLGIKDAIVIPFSPPAIQGLGNFGGFSFQLQDQRGLGFGAMGETLGKFLGRATTYPSPQSPQLAGLRPNFSVNTPQLSVEVDRVRANALQVSLSEVFSTLQIFLGSQYVNDFNQFERTYRVYVQADQQFRSSPEDIGKLYVRSRTGQMIPLSNLVTVKQTTAPSIINHFNLFRSIEIQGGPAPGVSSGQAIAAMQQIAKETLPRGFGYEWSGIALEEIQAGGQALLIFGLGVVFVFLVLAAQYESYIDPVIIMLTVPLAILGALFTVWLRGMMNFLLSLATGVPLPAFANDVYTQIGLVMLVGIASKNAILIVEFANQLREEGETIVRSAIKASEGRLRPILMTAFASVAGAIPLLVAGGAGAAARQSLGTAIVGGICVATVLSLFVIPVLYIIIKGLEARLGLKSHNPAPAGEASFSNDGKGSYSGNGASPETPHHDSSPAQREKL; from the coding sequence ATGATCCTCTCCATATCTGATTTCTTCATTCGGCGGCCCGTTCTGGCTACCGTCTGTTCCATCATCATTACTCTGCTCGGTATTGCGGCCATTCCGCTGCTACCGGTGGCTCAATTCCCGGATATCACCCCTCCCCAGGTTACGGTGACAGCCAATTACGTGGGAGCCAATGCGGAGGTGGTTGAATCCACCGTCACCAATATCCTGGAGCGGGAATTGAATGGGGTGGAGGGGGTCAAGTACATTAGCTCCACCAGCGCCAATGATGGCACCAGTAGCATCAATCTCACCTTCGAACTGGAGCGGAATAAGGACATTGCCGCTGTCGATGTGCAAAACCGGGTGGCGACCGTGCTATCCCGTCTGCCTGGTCCCGTGACCCAGACAGGAGTGCGGGTGGAGAAGGAAAACAGCGGCTTCCTGCTGGCGATCGGGATCTACTCCGACACCGGGCCAGATGGTAAACCCCTTTATGACGACATCTACCTGAGCAACTACACCGACCTGTATATCGCAGATGCGGTTAAACGCATCAAGGGGGTCGGTAATGTAATCATCTTCGGAGAGCGGAAGTATGCCATGCGCCTCTGGCTGGACCCAACTCGATTGGCCAGTCGAGGATTGAGTCCTCAGGATGTGGTAAGTGCGCTGCAAGATCAGAACCTGCAGGTGGGAGCAGGGCAGGTAGGTCAACAACCTGCCCCGCCCGATCAACAATATCAGATGACGATCAGCGCCAAAGGCAGGCTGAAGACAGAAGCAGAGTTTGGGGATATCGTCATTCCATCGGCTCAGAATGGAACGCTGGTTTACCTGCGAGATATCGGGCGGGTTGAACTGGGAGCCGAAAACTATGGCAGTATTCTGCGCTTCGGGCGCAGGGACGATAAAACAGGTGAGATGGTTATTTCCCAGGGGATTGGCATGGGGGTTTCCCAGCTTCCCGGCAGTAATGCTCTGGATGTAGCCGATGCCGTACTGGCAGAAATGACCCGTCTGGCAGAGAGTTTTCCCCCCGGGTTGCACTACCAGGACGCTTTTAATACCACAGCCTTTATTAAGGCCGGTGTGGAAGAGGTGGTCAAGACCCTGTTTGAGACGGTGGGTCTGGTGATTCTGGTCATCTTCCTGTTTCTGCAAAACTGGCGCTCTACACTGATTCCCAGTATTGCGATTCCGGTTTCCCTGATCGGAACCTTCATGTTCGTCGAGCTCCTCGGGTTTAGTATCAACACCCTGACCCTGTTCGGCATCTCCCTGGCTACGGGGCTGGTGGTGGATGATGCCATTATCGTGGTGGAGGATATTACCCGCCGAATTCAAGATCAGGGTTTGAGCCCCTTTGAAGCGGCTCGACAATCGATGGATGCCCTGTTCAGTGCCGTGATTGCCACATCCCTGGTGCTGATCGCGGTGTTTGTGCCTGTGGCGTTTTTTCCTGGCACCACTGGCCAGCTTTATAAACAGTTTGCGCTGACGATCGCCTTTTCGATTACGATTTCTACCTTTAATGCCATTACCCTGACCCCAACTCTGGCAGCCCTGCTTCTGCGTCGGGGACAAACGCCCAATAACTGGTTTTTTAATGGCATCAACCGCTGGATCGGATGGACCCGTGGAGGGTATGAGCGCAACTTGAATCGGACGGTACGCTGGAAGTGGGGGGTGCTGGCCCTGTTTACGGGAGGACTGGTCTTAACATCCTGGTTCTATGGCTTTGTGCCGAAGGCATTTATCCCGGAGGAAGATCAGGGTTACTTCATTACGATCGTCCAGGGACCGGAAGGTGTCTCTCTTAATTACACGACCGATGTCCTGAAAAAAGCTGAGGCGATTATTCAGGAAGAACCGGAAGTGAAGAACATTTTTGCTGTCGGTGGCTTTAGCTTCAGTGGAAATACCCCTAACAACGGGATTATCTTCACCACTTTGAAACCCTGGGATGAGCGGAAAGGTTCGAAGAGTACGGCTCAGGCGATTATTGGTACCCCCTTCCCACCCCCCGGTTCTGGGCTTTTCCCGAAACTGCTGGGTATTAAGGATGCCATTGTGATTCCCTTTTCACCCCCAGCCATTCAGGGGCTGGGTAACTTTGGGGGCTTTTCCTTCCAGCTCCAGGATCAGCGGGGATTGGGGTTTGGAGCCATGGGCGAAACCCTGGGTAAATTCCTGGGGCGGGCCACCACCTATCCTTCGCCCCAGAGTCCTCAACTGGCGGGTCTGCGACCTAACTTCAGTGTCAACACCCCCCAATTGAGTGTGGAAGTGGATCGGGTACGGGCGAATGCGCTTCAAGTCTCTCTCAGTGAGGTTTTCAGTACTCTGCAAATCTTCCTGGGTTCCCAGTATGTCAATGACTTTAACCAGTTTGAACGCACCTATCGGGTCTATGTCCAGGCTGATCAGCAGTTTCGCAGCAGCCCGGAGGATATTGGGAAGCTGTATGTGCGATCGCGCACAGGCCAGATGATTCCCCTGAGCAACCTGGTGACGGTGAAGCAAACGACCGCACCCTCTATCATCAACCACTTCAACCTGTTCCGCTCGATCGAAATCCAGGGTGGACCTGCCCCGGGGGTTAGTTCTGGACAAGCGATCGCGGCCATGCAGCAGATCGCCAAAGAAACCCTGCCCCGGGGGTTTGGCTATGAGTGGTCCGGGATTGCTCTGGAAGAAATTCAGGCCGGTGGACAGGCCCTGCTGATCTTTGGCCTGGGTGTTGTCTTCGTGTTTCTGGTGTTGGCGGCCCAGTACGAAAGCTACATTGACCCCGTAATTATCATGCTGACGGTGCCACTGGCTATTCTGGGGGCACTATTCACAGTCTGGTTGCGGGGGATGATGAACTTCCTCCTCAGCCTTGCCACGGGAGTTCCCCTTCCTGCTTTTGCGAATGATGTCTACACCCAGATCGGTCTAGTAATGCTGGTGGGGATTGCCAGTAAAAACGCCATTCTGATTGTGGAGTTTGCCAACCAGCTTCGGGAAGAGGGGGAGACCATCGTTCGGTCTGCGATTAAGGCTTCTGAAGGTCGCCTGCGACCGATTCTGATGACGGCCTTTGCCTCTGTTGCGGGTGCAATTCCCCTATTGGTTGCTGGGGGAGCTGGAGCCGCAGCCCGCCAATCCCTGGGGACGGCGATCGTGGGCGGGATTTGTGTCGCCACAGTGCTGAGTCTGTTTGTGATTCCGGTGCTCTATATCATCATCAAAGGGCTTGAGGCCCGTCTGGGGCTGAAATCTCACAACCCAGCACCTGCTGGAGAGGCCAGTTTCTCCAACGATGGTAAAGGCTCCTACAGTGGTAATGGGGCCTCGCCGGAGACTCCACACCACGACAGCAGTCCGGCCCAACGGGAGAAACTCTAG
- a CDS encoding efflux RND transporter periplasmic adaptor subunit: MQSLPEGTSISAAAPEQEGGETGPSRPKPRRFLLPAILLTILLLLGGGAWLIFSRLLAPLASLGQGGPPPLPVKTAPVTTATIEDSSEYVASLQSRQSVTLRPRVAGQVQEILVRAGDPVTAGQTVLQIDPAEQEAVVSNRQFAVETSLAEIESARADAANARDALQSLEAIRQARQADVRLNQQEYDRFQRLYREGAASRQLLDQKLNSLQTAQAELLEAEADIRAQRAIIARQESNITRSQRAFNEAQSNVTQQEVQLQYYTIAAPFNGTVGDIPIKVGDYVSSTTSLLSITQNKELEIQVGIPIEKAPRLRKGLPVQLISQAGGRPLKTGRIFFIAPDVDPQSQSVLVKAVFDNADGKLRTQQFIGARIIWARQANGVLVPVTAIARQAGKDFVFVPERYDARCKATDEQQGKPKGRLPKDDQLVVRQQIIRSGKIIGNNQEVLEGLKPSDRIAVDNLLQLQDCAPISEQGSTNAEKSEGKS, from the coding sequence ATGCAATCCTTACCCGAAGGAACTTCGATTTCTGCCGCAGCCCCAGAGCAGGAGGGAGGCGAAACAGGACCCTCTCGTCCCAAGCCGAGGAGATTTTTACTCCCGGCTATTTTGTTAACAATCCTGCTACTCCTGGGGGGTGGAGCTTGGCTGATCTTCAGTCGCTTGCTGGCTCCTCTGGCTTCCCTGGGGCAGGGTGGTCCTCCTCCCTTGCCAGTGAAAACAGCCCCGGTGACGACAGCCACGATCGAAGACAGCTCTGAATACGTAGCCAGTCTCCAATCTCGTCAGTCGGTTACCCTGCGTCCCCGAGTTGCGGGTCAGGTTCAGGAGATTCTGGTTCGAGCTGGGGATCCAGTGACTGCAGGGCAAACCGTCCTGCAGATTGACCCGGCAGAGCAGGAGGCCGTGGTTAGCAACCGACAGTTTGCCGTTGAAACCTCCCTGGCCGAGATCGAATCAGCCCGTGCTGATGCGGCCAATGCCAGAGATGCTCTGCAGTCCCTTGAGGCGATTCGTCAGGCTCGCCAGGCCGATGTCAGACTGAATCAGCAGGAGTACGATCGGTTCCAACGACTTTATCGGGAGGGGGCGGCCAGTCGCCAACTGCTGGATCAGAAATTGAACAGCCTCCAGACGGCCCAGGCTGAACTGTTAGAAGCTGAGGCCGATATTCGAGCCCAACGGGCGATCATAGCCCGCCAGGAATCCAACATTACCCGCAGTCAGCGTGCCTTCAACGAAGCTCAGAGCAATGTGACTCAGCAGGAGGTTCAGCTTCAGTACTACACCATCGCTGCACCTTTTAATGGCACGGTGGGGGATATTCCGATCAAAGTAGGGGACTATGTCAGCAGTACTACCTCGCTGCTGAGCATCACTCAGAATAAGGAACTGGAAATTCAGGTGGGGATTCCGATCGAAAAAGCCCCCCGTCTCCGCAAAGGGTTGCCCGTCCAGTTGATCAGCCAGGCTGGGGGTCGTCCCCTGAAAACTGGACGAATCTTCTTCATTGCTCCTGATGTCGATCCGCAGTCCCAATCAGTCCTGGTGAAGGCCGTGTTTGACAATGCCGATGGCAAGCTTCGCACCCAGCAGTTTATTGGAGCCCGGATTATCTGGGCTCGACAGGCCAATGGGGTTTTGGTTCCCGTTACAGCCATTGCCCGTCAGGCGGGCAAGGACTTTGTCTTTGTCCCAGAACGATATGATGCCCGGTGCAAGGCAACGGATGAGCAGCAGGGTAAACCGAAAGGACGGTTACCCAAGGATGATCAACTGGTCGTGCGCCAGCAAATTATTCGGAGCGGAAAAATCATCGGCAATAATCAGGAGGTTTTGGAAGGGCTAAAACCCTCCGATCGGATTGCGGTGGATAACCTGTTGCAACTGCAAGACTGTGCGCCCATCAGTGAACAGGGCAGCACAAACGCTGAAAAATCAGAGGGCAAATCCTGA
- a CDS encoding ATP-binding cassette domain-containing protein: MAIVETEGLGKVYPVAMKEPTLKGTLRHFLRRTYRNIEAVKGVSFQIEPGEVVGFLGPNGAGKTTTLKMLTGLIHPSAGQVRVAGHVPFKRETAFLKQITLVMGQKQQLIWDLPALDSLRINAAVYDISEREFRYRVEELANMLALHEKLTQPVRKLSLGERMKAELLAALLHRPQVLFLDEPTLGLDVNAQAAVRDFLREYNQRYGATILLTSHYMADIIALCQRVLLIHQGQLIYDGRLDGLLDRFAPYRQVQIEFKCPYSQLDLAAYGELSRLDGQTACFTVQREALTGTVSRILAELDVLDLTVQDPPIEEVIGRVFEVGTVASA; encoded by the coding sequence ATGGCGATCGTCGAAACAGAGGGGCTGGGGAAGGTTTACCCGGTAGCGATGAAAGAGCCCACTTTAAAGGGGACGTTGCGCCATTTTTTGCGTCGCACCTACCGCAACATCGAAGCCGTTAAAGGGGTATCATTCCAGATTGAACCAGGGGAGGTTGTGGGCTTCCTGGGGCCGAATGGAGCTGGGAAAACCACGACCCTGAAAATGCTGACGGGGCTGATCCATCCTTCGGCAGGCCAGGTCCGGGTGGCGGGGCATGTTCCCTTTAAACGAGAGACTGCTTTCCTGAAGCAGATTACCCTGGTCATGGGCCAAAAACAACAGCTGATCTGGGATCTGCCAGCTCTGGACTCGTTGCGGATTAACGCAGCGGTCTATGACATCAGTGAGCGGGAATTTCGCTATCGGGTGGAGGAACTGGCAAATATGCTGGCCCTGCACGAGAAGCTGACCCAGCCTGTCCGCAAACTCTCCCTGGGGGAGCGGATGAAAGCGGAATTGCTGGCGGCCCTGCTGCATCGGCCCCAGGTCCTGTTTCTGGACGAGCCAACCTTGGGGCTGGATGTCAACGCCCAGGCAGCTGTGCGGGATTTTTTGCGAGAATATAATCAGCGCTATGGGGCAACTATTTTGCTAACCAGCCACTACATGGCCGATATCATCGCGCTTTGCCAGCGGGTGCTGCTGATTCACCAGGGACAGTTGATTTATGACGGCAGACTGGATGGGTTGCTCGATCGCTTTGCCCCCTACCGTCAGGTTCAGATCGAATTCAAGTGCCCCTACTCCCAACTGGACCTCGCAGCCTATGGGGAACTGTCCAGGCTGGATGGCCAGACCGCCTGCTTTACGGTGCAGCGAGAAGCTTTGACGGGGACAGTTTCCCGGATTCTGGCAGAGCTGGATGTGCTGGATCTGACAGTGCAAGATCCGCCGATCGAGGAAGTTATTGGTCGCGTCTTTGAAGTGGGAACGGTAGCCTCTGCCTGA
- a CDS encoding RNA polymerase subunit sigma, with product MKFEGADKPVAVALSGILVLGAIAILILWALNFAYAS from the coding sequence ATGAAGTTCGAAGGTGCAGATAAGCCCGTGGCTGTTGCGCTCTCTGGCATTCTAGTGCTGGGAGCGATCGCTATTTTGATCCTGTGGGCTCTCAATTTTGCCTACGCTTCTTAG